Below is a genomic region from Rhodopirellula bahusiensis.
AAAAGTCGGTGGCGAGGAACACTCCGTTGCCACGATCAAAGCCGACGAAGTCGAACAGCGAGTGTTCGTTCCAGTTCACATCGCTGCCGCCGTTACCCAGGTAGGTGTTCCGCACGCGGCCGACGATTTTGTCGGATGGATCGCTCAGTGCGATCGGACCGATTTGCGACGGGCACCGGAACACCATGACCGGAGCGGTTGCGAGTTGCCTGAACCGGACACTTTCGGGGCGTCCGCCCGTGGCTCCACCAGGTTCACCGTAGGGGACGATGTCGGCGAGTTGACGCTGTTCCAGGAACGCGAGAATGTCGGTTGTCCAACTGGGACCCCAGCCGCCTTTTGCGCCCCATGGCAATGTGCGGTACACCGACTCGTAGTTGTGAAGCGCCAGCCCAATGTTCTTTAGGTTGTTGGTGCACTGAACCTTGCGTGCGGCTTCTCGAGCGGCCTGGACCGCTGGTAATAGCAGCCCGATCAAAATCGCGATGATTGCAATGACGACCAAGAGCTCCACCAGCGTGAACGCTCGGGGCACTGCATCGCCACCACGCATCGATGACCGGCGAAAAGAACGCGGCATCGTGGAGTC
It encodes:
- a CDS encoding DUF1559 domain-containing protein, which gives rise to MPRSFRRSSMRGGDAVPRAFTLVELLVVIAIIAILIGLLLPAVQAAREAARKVQCTNNLKNIGLALHNYESVYRTLPWGAKGGWGPSWTTDILAFLEQRQLADIVPYGEPGGATGGRPESVRFRQLATAPVMVFRCPSQIGPIALSDPSDKIVGRVRNTYLGNGGSDVNWNEHSLFDFVGFDRGNGVFLATDFCHITSGGDVCDNRPDRKPINFAAILDGLSNTAMVGETKYIEHEECGVCDHFMLYHEDFDDGNGGDFSEALCSLRQGFNLRDVSKDDLQMSLGSYHPGGTHLLMCDGSVRFTTDSLSEKVRQAIGSRDNKEVFDAGDF